A genome region from Perca fluviatilis chromosome 20, GENO_Pfluv_1.0, whole genome shotgun sequence includes the following:
- the LOC120549568 gene encoding uncharacterized protein LOC120549568 — protein MGDPLSDSSPLISAAASCKLRLVRLLVEGGAQVNGRNLRGETPLLAACKALRGEPAGPETVKLLTYLLQNKAYPNAQDRAGRSALMYACMERAGAQVASTLLAAGADPSMEDYSGASALVYAINAQHQPTLKVLMDACRARGRDIIIIATEMGGNGGPVTRRYLNVPPSPDTSPVSCMSPSDIILKTGSPNSSEGENIFNFRGTSKRGSSSSSSSSNSRHLSCELSPLSQSSTPPPRQRMLSEPWLAIHNLACLNRAYEEGMRERSLREEGDREDSRRERGGRGDEEPRFHQSRMEERKESVAQRRDNRCGGENYNSCCEDFLPRLSQSVLSLTEMSPSQTTASRLLPKRCLTPGASTSDNMTLRSCVDKLPARLSPHSQRRRNTLPSVTVVPPLLHLPPLVHQSDCHLQVPSQASTSKSRSMGFLPHPPSSSPPSSSSRASVRAALLPRLLPASSPMSLVAPPASCCSERSRRPHRRPSVQLEQMGGGGTI, from the exons ATGGGGGACCCCCTGTCAGACTCCAGCCCCCTCATCAGTGCAGCAGCCTCCTGTAAGCTTCGTCTGGTCCGCCTGCTGGTGGAGGGTGGGGCTCAGGTCAACGGGCGCAACCTGAGAGGAGAGACCCCTCTCCTGGCTGCCTGTAAGGCCCTGAGAGGGGAGCCTGCTGGGCCTGAGACAGTGAAACTCCTCACCTACCTGCTCCAAAACAAG GCATACCCAAACGCACAGGACCGGGCTGGACGCAGCGCTCTGATGTACGCCTGTATGGAGCGAGCAGGAGCCCAGGTGGCATCCACCCTGCTGGCTGCAGGAGCCGACCCCAGCATGGAGGACTATTCCGGAGCCTCAGCACTGGTGTACGCCATCAATGCACAGCACCAGCCGACATTGAAG GTGTTGATGGATGCCTGCCGGGCCAGGGGtcgtgacatcatcatcattgccACGGAGATGGGTGGGAATGGAGGCCCGGTGACTAGGCGTTACCTGAATGTTCCTCCATCTCCCGACACCTCGCCGGTGTCCTGCATGTCCCCGTCTGACATCATCCTCAAGACGGGCTCACCCAACTCATCCGAGGGAGAAAACATCTTCAACTTCAGAGGAACTA GCAAaagaggaagcagcagcagcagcagcagcagcaacagcagacaTCTCTCCTGTGAGCTGAGTCCGTTGAGCCAGAGTAGCACTCCACCGCCAAGACAGAGAATGTTATCAGAACCATGGCTGGCCATTCACAACCTGGCCTGTCTGAACCGGGCTTAcgaggagggcatgagggaGAGGAGCCTGCGGGAGGAGGGGGACAGAGAGGATtcaaggagggagagaggagggaggggagatgAGGAGCCACGTTTTCATCAGTCCAGGAtggaagagaggaaggagagtgtGGCTCAAAGGAGGGATAACAGATGTGGAGGAGAGAATTACAACAGCTGCTGTGAGGATTTTCTTCCGAGGCTTTCTCAGTCGGTCCTCTCCCTCACAGAGATGAGCCCGTCTCAGACCACTGCCAGCAGACTGTTACCTAAGAGGTGTTTGACGCCTGGAGCTTCAACATCAGACAACATGACCCTGAGAAGCTGTGTTGATAAGCTTCCTGCCCGTTTGTCTCCTCACTCCCAACGCCGCAGGAACACCCTCCCCTCCGTCACTGTGGTTCCTCCTCTGCTTCACCTCCCGCCCTTGGTCCACCAATCAGACTGCCACCTCcag GTTCCATCCCAGGCTTCCACTTCCAAAAGCAGGAGCATGGGGTTTCTGCCTCACCCGCCCAGCTCCTCTccaccctcctcttcctccagagCATCTGTAAGAGCGGCGTTACTCCCTCGGCTGCTGCCCGCCTCCTCTCCAATGTCGCTGGTTGCTCctcctgcgtcctgctgcagCGAGAGGAGCAGGAGGCCACATCGTCGCCCCTCGGTACAGCTTGAAcagatgggaggaggaggaaccaTTTAG